GGTGCCGGCGACCCGGGTGCGCAACCGGCTGTGGCGCCTTCGTGCGTGCTTCATGGGCAGCCCCCCTCCATGGTGGTGATCGCCACGTGATCAGCGATCGGCTGGCGGTCATCGTATAGGCAGTTTTGCCATGGCCGTACCAACCCACCTGATAGTGCCGGGAGTTATCCCTACGGTGGTGGGTGAGGTGAGCGCTCATGACGCGTCCGGAACTGCACGGTGCCGACTTCGAGCCCCGTCCGCCGCCGGGCTCCTGCGATCGGCTTTTCGCTGGATCCATATGGGCGGGGAACTGTCTGTCAGCGCTCGTGGAGCAGGCCGCCGAGTTGCGTAACACCGAGTGCCCATACGGGATACGTGCGAGAGAAAACCCCTGGTGCGGACCGGTGGCAGTTGTCATCGACGGGCCACTCGGCATCCTCAGACAACCAGTTGCAGCAGCAAGGCCCAAGCCGACGGAGGGCCGGTGTGAGCGACCGGTCCGTTGCCTCATCCCGAGGGCTGAAGGAGAGTCAGCCCCGGCCAGAAGGCCTCTGTGGAAGATGGCTGGTTCACGCCATCTCCGGATGGTGGCCATCGGATCCAGGTTTGCTTCGACTTTGCTCACCGTTTTCACTGAACGCTTTCCTTACGCGGCAGTTCGTAACTGCTGACCTCGCCGACCAGCCCCTGTGGATTTGCGGATTTACTCGGGAAGGGGACGTTTCGGGGGCGCACTTCAGCGCAACCGCGACTGTGTGTGAGGCACCGAACGCAGAGCGGAAACAAGCGGGAAACCGGCCCTGCCGACCGGTGCGTGAGAAATTCCCCCATGTCGGGATGAGGTCGAAGACGCATAAGCGGCCGCTTCCGAGGGCGAGTTGAGCCCAGTGTTGTACGGGCCGGCAATCCGGGCACAGCACGAACAACCTTGTGATTATCCTGTGTTCCCAGTATTCATACTGATTGAGTTGCCGCACGGCATCCCCATACACCGAGAGGACGCTGCCCTGCTCGCTGTTGCCCGCGCGCCCCGTCCGCACCGCACCCGACGCCGCGCCGACATGCCCATGCTCGGAGGCGTCCGCCCACCGATCGCCGCACTGCTCTGCGCCCTGCTGGCAGTTTCCGCGTTAACCGCTCTCGGTCTCGGCACCGTTCACGAACAGGATGTGCCCCAGGCCCTGAGCGACGCGGAACGCCAGATCGCCCAGGATGCCGCCGGCTCGGTCGGGACCTCCATCAACGCAAGTGCCAGGGCTGTGCGCCGCTCTGCGGCGTCGGCCACACCCGCCGGCAGCAGCAAACCGGCGGCAGTTCTGCGGTCCCTTCTCCCGACCGGGCACCCTGCGGCGGGCGGTGTGCTGCTCGACCCGCGCACCGGCAAACCGCTGGCGGCCAGTGGGGAAAAGGTGCCGCTGACCGGGGTGGATGCGAAGGATCTGGCGCGGCCCGATACCGGCAACATCGCGCCCCGGGTGGTCGCTTCCGGCAGTGGCGCACCGCGGCTGCTGCTCTTCGCCCGGGTGACCGTCCCCGTTGCGGGCCGCAAGCAGGACGAGAACCAGGATCAGGCGGGTGACCTGAGAGGGGATCAGGACGCGGAGGAACGCGGACTCCTGCTTGTCGTCTCCGAAAAGGTCGCTGCTCCAGCGGTGTACGGAGCTGGGCGCACCGGGCAACTGGTGGACCGGAACGGCAAGGTGTGTGCGTCCGCCCCCACCACCGGTGCGGCCCTGACGGCCGCTACCGGCCACCGTGCGCTGCCTGCCGCTGCGGCGAACGCTGCGAACACCGCGAACACCGGCGTCCACACCGGCGACGTCTCGGGCAGCGTGCTCGGTGACGGTCACAACGGGCTGCGCAGGGTCACGGGGTGGGCATCGGTCGCCGCGGCGGACGGCAAGGACGACGTCTCCGGCCTGGGACTGACCGTCCTGACGGCCCGGGAGGTGCCTCCGGCGAAGGCGGGAGGCGACCATATGTGGTTCGCCCTCGTGGCCGCGGGCGTGCTGGTGGTGATCGCCGTGCTGGTCACCCTGGTGCTGTGGGGCACGATGCAGCGTCCGCTGTTGCGGCTGCATCTGTCCGCTGCCCGGCTGGCCAACGGTGTCGGCGACATGCCGGGGGGACGTGAGGAGTTGGCGCGGCCGGTGCCTGTTGACGGGTTCGACGAGCCCGGCAGGATCGGCCGGGCGCTGGAGTCGATACGCCGCCAACTGCTCGGTGAGACGGGGCCGGAGCCGGTGCCGCCGGTGCGGCGCCGCCCCGGCGTCCGGGCTCTGGTGCTCGTCTGCGCCCTCGTCATCGCCGCGTGGGGGGTGCCGCTGCTGTTCCTGTTCAACCGGGTACCGGCAGCCAAGGCCGTACCGGCAGCCGCCGTCGCCGACCAGCGGGCCCGCACCGAGGCCGCCGCCGACCGGGTGCAGCGGACCCTTGCCCGGAGCCGCACCGACCTCGCGGCGGCGGCGTCAGCCCTCTCCGGTGCGCCACCCGAGCGGGCGTCGGAGGTGCTGCGGCGCGAACGCGCCGACCACCCCACGTTCCGGTCGCTGTATGTGCTGGACCGCACCGGTGCCGTCGTGCGGCAAGTGGGCCAGCAGCCGCTGCGCACCCTCGTCCCTCCCACCGGCGAGGGAATCACCCAGGTCAACACGTCGGGCAAGATCCCCGCGATCGCCGCCTACGCCCGGATACCGGCGGCCAGGAACGCCAAAGGTGCCAAGAAGGCCGAGGACACCGCCCCGGCAGTGGTCGTCGCAGAGATCGGCGTCGACGAGCTGAACGACCTGGTCACCCGGCCCGGGCTCGGCAAAGTGTGGCTGACCGACGAGCACCACAGAGTGCTCGCGGCGAGCGTCGGCTTTGAAGCCTTCGAGCCCCTTCCCAGCCGGCGCCTCACCCGTCTGGTGGCCAAGACCGACGCGGCGCCCGGCAGCGCGGGCAACCCGGCATCGGCCGTGCTGCACGCGGGGACGGCCCCCGGCGAGGGCCTGTCGGTCGCGGCCGCCGTGCCACTGGCACCAAAGGGGCCTGCCGCCGGACTCGGCTGGCGGGTGGTCTCCGCCGAGCCTGCCGCAGCGCTCAAACTGGCGGCATATCAGGTCCAGGCACGCACCGTGCTGGCCGGGCTGCTGGCCCTGTCCGCGGGGGGCGCCTGCCTGGGCTGGCTGTACATCGTGGTGGTCCGACCGCTGCGCATCCTCACCGGATGCGCGGAGCGGCTGGCCGGCGGTGACCGCCGCACCGTGCTGTTCCCGGTCCACCACGACGAGTGCGGTTCGGTCACCCGCAGTCTGGAACTGCTCCGGCAGGCGCTGGTGGAGCGGGACCGTGGCGCCGGAGCCGACCTCGCCGCTGTCCCTGCCCCCTCGAGCGCACCGTAGTGAAGGACCAACCGACGTGCTTTTCCTCTATGTTGTGCTGCTGCTGAGCTGTGCCGCCCTGCTGATCGCCGGCGTGCTGGAGCAGCGGCGCCACTACGCCGCGCTGGCGCAGATCCCCACCCGGGTGCTGGTCAACGGCATTCGCGGCAAGAGTTCGATCACCCGGCTGTGCGCGGGGGCGCTGCGCGGCGGTGGTCTGGTCACCGTGGCCAAGACCACCGGCACCGCTGCCCGGTTCATCCACCCGGACGCCACCGAGGAGCCGGTGTACCGGAAGTTCGGCATCGCGAACGTCGTCGAGCAGATCGGCATCGTCCGGCGCGCGGCGGCATACCGGCCGTGCGCCCTGGTGATCGAGTGCATGGCGGTGATGCCCGCACTTCAGGAGGTCAACCAGGACAAGCTGATCCGCTCCACCATCGGCGTGCTGTGCAACGTGCGCGAGGACCACCTCGCCGAAATGGGGCCGACGTTGGACGATGTGGCCCGCTCGCTGTCCCGGTCGATGCCGTTCGACGGGATCTGCGTCACCGCCGAGCAGGAGCGGCTGCACATCCTCCAGGAGGAGGCGGACAAGCGGAGGTGCCGCCTGATCGCCGTCGATCCGGAGTCGGTCACCGACGAGGAGCTGCGCGAGTTCAGCTGGTTCACCTTCAAGGAGAACGTCGCCATCGCGCTGGCCGTGGCCGAACTGCTCGGTGTGGACCGGGCCACCGCACTGCGCGGTATGTGGGACGCGCCGCCGGACCCCGGTGTGCTCTCCGTCGAGCGCTACCGCACACCGGACGGCAAGCGGCTGCGCTTCGCCAATGTCTTCGCCGCCAACGACCCCGAGTCGACGCTGATGAACGTCCGTCAGCTGGAGGAGCTCGGTGCGATCCGCCGCCCGCTGAACGTGGTGATCAACTGTCGCCCGGACCGGGTGGAACGCAATGGGCAGATGGGAGCGATCGTCCCCGACCTGGCCCCGGAGACGGTGTTCCTCATCGGGCATCCGACCAAGAGCGCCCTCGACGGCATCCCGCCGGGCTCGCCGGGCCGGGTGGTGGATCTGGGCGGCGACCGGCGCGACGCGCAGGAGCTGACCCACGCCCTCCTCGCCGAACTCGCCCCGGATTCCTCGCTGGTGGCCGTCGGCAATATCCACGGCCAGGGCGAACTCCTCCTGGATCACCTCGGCAAGCTGGCCCCGGACCATGCCGACGAGCCGCTTCCGGTCGCGCACCCGCCCGAGACGGAGCCGTACAGCTGGGTGGGGTCGCTGAACGGCCCGACGTCCGGCGCACCTGTCCCGAGCCCCTCCTCCGCCCATACCGATGCCCCTGCCGATTCCCGGTACGAAACCGCAAGGAAGCCGCTGTGATCCCCGTCATCGTCACTCCGCAGACCGCCGCACTGGGGATCGCCCTCGGACTGCTCTTCTCGCTGATCTGCTATCTGACCACCAACCTCTCTCCCGGCGGCATGATCACCCCCGGCTGGCTGGCGCTGACCCTCGTCACCGATGTGGTCCGGGCCGCGATGATGATCGGCGTCACGGCCCTCACCCTCGCCGCGACCAAGCTCCTCCAGCGTCATGTGATCCTTTACGGGAAGCGGCTGTTCGCCGCCGTGGTGCTGTCCGCGGTACTGCTCCAGACCACGGTGATGCTCGCCCTCCAGCACGAGTTCCCGCTCCTCTACACCGCCCAGACCCTGGGCTTCATCGTGCCCGGCCTGATCGCCTATCAGCTGGTCCGCCAGCCGTTGGCGGCCACCGTGGTCTCCACCACCGCGGTGACCCTCGGCACGTATGTGGTGCTGGTTGCCGGGCTGCTGCTGGGGGCGCTGCCCGTCGGCTGAACGAGCCACACGCGTCCGCCGTACGCATCCGCACGCAGAGGAGGTCACCATGGGCACCCACCCCACCCCGTCCGGCAGGCCCAGTCGCCGTCAGGTCCTGGCCTGCGCCGCCGGTCTGGCCTCCGCCGGAGCGATCACCGGATACGCCTGGCACCACTTCCGAAGCGGCGTGCCGGGCAGTGACGTCCCGGTACCGGCCGGCGGCTACCGCTTCGAGCGCCGCGCCGCGCCCGCCCGTACGGTGGTGCGCGCCGCCGACGACCGCGTGCTGGCCACCTTCACCGACGGCGCCCGCACCGCGCTGCTGACCGGCCCGACCCGTACCTGGAGCGAGCCGCGCACCACCGGCGCGGTGGTGCGCAGTGACGCCTGGGTACGGCTGATGGGCGACGCATGGAGCCAGGGCAAGGAGCGCACCCACTGGTTCCGCGAGTGGTTCCCCAAGGCGCTGGCCGACCGCAGTCCGGACGTCTTCGCCGTGGCCTTCCAGTACGGCGACGGGGCACCCGATCTGCGCACCGCATCGGGCCGGCGCTACGCCGGCAACGCCCGCTTCGGGCCGCGTGTCCCCGGGCAGTCGGAGACGTCGTTCCACTACCGCGATGAGAAGTCCGACTTCTACGACTACCTCGGCGTTCCCTGGACCTTCCCGGACGGCGTCCGCAAGTACCCGGAGAAGGAACGCTACGGAGCCGTGGACTGCTCCGGCTTCATGCGCCTGGTCTGGGGCTACCGGATGGGCTACCCCATGCACGCCACCAACAGCCCGGGGATCGGCCTGCCCCGCCGGGCCTACGCCATCGCCACCCGGGCCCCCGGCGTGCTGCTGATCCCGAACACCGGCCGGCCACCTGCCGACTTCAGCCAGCTGCTCCCCGGCGACCTCGTCTTCTTCGCCATCGACATCGGCAGACCGCACGGCATCGACCACTGCGGCATCTACCTGGGGCCGGACACCGACGGGCGCCCGCGCTTCTACTCCAGCCGCTCGCGGGCCAACGGGCCCACCATGGGCGACTTGGCCGGCCGCGCGACGCTCGACGGCCCTGGCTTCTACGCCCAGGGATTCCGCATGGCCCGCCGCCTGTGAAACCGACGCCCCCAGCCCGCCGCCCCAAGAGAGACCCCGCCATGGCCACCGCCCCCCTCACCCGGGACCCCGCCGACAGCCGCCCCCGCACGGACGGCATCACACGCACCCTCCGCGCCACGCTCCGTCAACGAATATCCATCAGCCGGGAGTCCTGCGCCCTGCTGCTGATCCTGGCAGCTGCCACGGTGCTTTACACCTGGGCCATCGAGCGTGCCGGGGTGCACCCGTACTACAGCGCGGCCGTGCGGTCTATGGCGGCGGACTGGCACGCCTTCGTCTTCGGCGGGCTCGACCCGAGCGGCTCGCTCACCCTGGACAAAATCCCCGGGGCGCTGTGGCCGCAGGCCCTTTCCGTCAGGCTCCTCGGACCGTACAACTGGGCGGCGGTACTGCCGCAGGTGCTGGAGGGCCTCCTCGCCGTCTGGGCGCTGCACCGGATCGTCCGTGCCTGGGCCGGCCCCTTGGCAGGGCTGCTCGCCGCGCTGGCACTCACCCTCACCCCGGTCACCGTCGCGCTCAACCGGCACAACATCCCCGACACCTTGCTCGTTCTGCTGCTGGTCCTCGCGGCGGGATCGCTGCAGAAGGCCGTCCGCACCGGGAAACTGCTGCCGCTGCTCGTCTGCGGAACATGGGTGGGGCTGGCCTTCCAGGCCAAGATGGTGCAAGCCTGGCTCGTCCTGCCGGTCTTCGCCGCGGTGTACCAACTGGCGGCACCCGGCTCCTGGTGGGACCGGGCCCGGCGGCTGCTGCTCGCCGGGATCACCGCACTAGTCGTCTCCTGCTCCTGGCTGCTGCTGGTATGGGTCACCCCCGCCGCGAGCCGTCCCTACCTCGACGGAACCACCAACAACAACCCCTTCACCCTGGTCTTCGGCTACAACGGGCTGAGCCGCTTCGGCCACGACCCGCACGCGCTGGGCGCCGTCGCCGGCACCGCCGCCAGCCGCACCACCGGGAACACGGGGTGGACCATGGTGGTCAACCAGAGCGTGGGCCCGCAGATCGCCTGGCTCCTGCCGCTCGCCGTACTGGCCTTGGCGCTGGGCGTGTGGTGGCGCGCCGGACGACCGCGCACCGACGGGCCGCGGACAGGGTTCCTGCTCTGGGGCGGCTGGCTGGTGATGCACCTCGTGGTCTTCAGCAACTCCAACGGCAACCACGGCTACTACATGGCCGTACTGGCCCCGGCCCTCGCCGCGCTGACCGGGGGCGGAATCGCCCTCTTCCGGTCCGAGTACCACACCGGTGGCCGACGTCGAGCGGCACTGCCCGTCGCAGTCGGGCTCACGGCACTGTGGGCCGCGGTAATTGACGGCCCGCACAGCGAATTCGCGCCCTGGCTGCTGCCGGTGGTGCTGATGCTCGGCCTGTGCGGGACCGTCGGCCTGTGGACCAGCGGGCCCCACACCACACGGCCGGCGGTGCACAGCGCCCTGGCGGCGTCCCTGGCGGCCGTACTCCTCGCCCCGGCCGTCTGGGCCGCCTCCTGCCTGAACCCGCGCTACCCCGGCTCACCGATCGAACCCCTGGCCGGACCGGTCGGCCCCGGTTTCCACGGTACGCACCATCACCGGGCCAAGGTCCTCCGAAACCCCTTGAACACACCGTCCACGCGGGACACCGCACTGCTGAAGTACCTCTCCGCGCACCGTTCCGGCGAGAAGTACCTGCTCGCCACCCAAGCCGCCTACGGCGCCGAGCCCCTGCTGCGCGCCACCCCGCAACCCATGCTGGTCATGGGCGGCTTCACCGGCCTGACCCCCTACCCGACCGCACGACGGCTCAGTGACCTGGTCTCCACCCACCAACTGCGCTACACCCTGCTCACCACGCGCCGCCCGTCCACACCGGCATCGGCCTGGGTGAAGAGAAGCTGCACCGCCATCTCCCCACGTGCCTACGGTCAGACCTCGGACGGAAGCTTCACCCTCTACGACTGCGCCGGCGGCACATGACCTCCTGAACACGACGAGTTCTGCGGCCCACACACGTATACCGCGCCTGGGTCGCACGGAGTCTGCGTGCCCGGAGTGGGCCTCAGCCCACCGCTTGACCGGTAGCACCGCGCTGATCCGGAATCCGCCCCCGGGCCGCGGCCCGGCGTCCAGGCGGCCGCCGACCATACCGACCCGTTCGCGCATCCCGATCAGCCCGTGTCCGAGCCTGTCGGCCCCGCCCTGCTCGTGCACCTCGTGCTGCGCGCCACGCCCGTCGTCCTCGACCAGCAGATCCAGCGCGTCGCTGCCGTAGACGAGGCGTACGAGCGCGCTCACGTCCGGGCCGCCATGCTTACGGGTGTGGGTGAGCGCCTCACGCCTTCCCCCGCCCCGCCCGTTGCTACGAGCGACGCACCACCGTCATCGATGCATTTTCGACCTCGCCGACACGATCATCACGGTGCGCGGTCTGAGCCGGCAGGCATGGACGACTCACCACTGGGACGAACGCCCGAACCGCCGCCCCGGCGCTCGCGTTCGTCCAGTACCGGTTGACGATCGTCGCACCCAGCCCCGTAAGCCGGTCCACCTCGTCCTGCAGTCGCCCGTCAACGGGGTTCAGCCACAGCCGCGGCTGGTTTCGCGGGTGCTCAGTGGCTCGCTGCTGCACGAGGTGCAGGGAAAAGCCCACCTCGCCGTCGGGCGCGATGCGGACACCGTCGACGCCTGGCCCCATCGGAGCGCCCAGCGCCGCTTCCCAAAACTCTCCCAGCCCGCTGGTCTCCGCGAAGCTGAGACGGCAACGCACCGCGCCTCCGCCGGATTTGGCGGGGCTGCGGTGCGTTACAGGCTGCCGCGCAGGTGGTCTTGGCGGGCGGTGACCAGGGCGCGCCAGCGCTGCCGGACGGTGTGGGCGTCCTCCAGCCACCAGGTGGCGCTCTCCGCGGGCTGGGGCAGGCCGCCCATGGCGGTGGCGATGTCGACGTAATAGGCGAAGTCGCCACCCTCGATCGCCTGGCGCAGGCGATCGAGGGTGGCGGCCAGGTCGTCGTCGGCGCCGCGTACGGCGTGGTGGAAGGCGGTGGCAGTCTCGATGAGCGGGGTGGGCCAGGGCAGGCCGGCGACGGTGGTCTCGGTGCGCAGCACGGTGGCGCGGTTGATGACGTCGCCCTCGGTGCCGGCGTCGCGCACGAGGGCCGCGACGGCGGCGTAGAAGGTGGTGGCGCGCTGGTCGAGGTGGTCGAGGTACTGGTGGGCGAGGGCGAGTTCGTCGTCGGCGCGCAGCGGATCGGCGAAGGCGACCACCAGGGCCAGGAGGGTCTGGGCGATGGCCCGCTCGCCCGGGGCGTCGTGCTGTTCGGCCTCCGTGCGTGCGTCCTCGAAGGCGGCGGCGGCACGCTCGATGTCGCCGTGCGGGAAGCGGATGTGGGCCAGGACGCGGTGGTGGCGGCCCTTCCAGCCCAGGGCCGGGACGGCGGCCAGAGCTCTGGGGAAGTCGCCGCGGATCCGGGCGAGGTCGGCCATGCCGCGGCGGCTGCGCGGGGCGAGCCGGCCATCGGCCTCGGCGACCTGGCGCATGCCGGTAAGGGCTTGGCCGGTGCGGCCGAGGTCCGTGGGCCTTGGCCCGGTAGTACAGGGCGAGTTCGGCGAGTCCCCCGGACAGCAGGCCGGTGTCCAGGACGGAGGTGAGGCGCTCGGCGGTGCGCTCGCGGTGCTCGTGCCGGCGGCGCGTGATGGCGTCGAGGAGCTCGGCCAGAGCGTCGGCGGATGTGTCCGGGCCCGGCTGCGGCTCGGAACCGGGGGAGGAGGCCGCGGTGGGAGAACAGGGGCGGCTCGGGCCGGGGTTCAGGCGTAGGGGTTGGTGATGGTGTGCGGGCGCTGGGCGGTGGCCAGGACGTTCTCGGGGAAGCGGGGGCCGGCGACGTAGTGGCGGCCCTTGGTCTGCCCCACCGCCGTCAGCAGCCCCGCCTTGGTCAGGGCCTGCAGGTCCCGGGTGGCCTGCTGGGTGTTGATGCCCTCGGCCTTCTCGTAACGAGAGCGCCGCACCCGCCCGACCATCGCCACCTCGTGCAGCGCGGTGATCTGCCGCTCCGTCACCCCGAAGGTGTCGGCGGCCTCCATGAGCTGCATCCAGCAGTCGTTGGAGCGGTCGACGCGGCGCTGCACCCGCTGGGTCTGCTGGTGGTAGGCGAGCAGGTTGAACCGGATCCACGGCCCGGTGTCGCGCTGAGGTGAGTAGACCGGGCCGCCGACCTCGCGCAGCACCTTGTAGTACTCCCAGGTGTTGCCCGGCATGCCCAGCCACTCCTCGACGGAGGAGAACTCCGGCGCCAGCACTCCGCCCCGGGCGATGACCAGCCTCTGCAGGGAGCGGGACATCCGCCCGTTCCCGTCCGACCACGGGTGGATCTTCACCAGGTTCAGGTGCGCCATCGCCGCCCGCACCAGGACGTGGGCGTCCAGGTCGCCGTCGTTGAGCCAGTCCACCAGCTCGCCCATCAGGCCCGGCAGCAGGTCGACGTCCGGGCCTTCGTAGTCGGTGGCCAGCTCATCGCCGGGGGCGGTGATGCGGATCGCAGTGCGACGCCACTGGCCGGCCAGCCGCAGCGGATGGTGGTGGCCCTGCAACATCCAGTGCAGCGAGTTGAACAACTCCTTGCTGTAGCTGAAGTCGCCTACGTTGTGCAGGGACTGGATGTAGGTCATCGCCTGCTGGTAGGCCAGCGTCTCGGCCTTGTTCTCCTCGCTGGCATCCACCGCATCGCGTTCGCCGTCCATCAGGTCCGCGACATCCTTCGCATCGACCTGGTAACCCTCGATGGTGTTGGACGCCGCGATCGCGCTGGCCGTAAGCGCCTTGCGCAGATCCTGCGTCCACTTCGTCGGCACCTGCTGCGCCGCGTGGTGCAGCTGCTCCTGCAGGGAATTGATCTCCTCCAGGACCCGGCGGTCGTCGGTGGTGAGGTGAGGCGTCTGATACAGCATAAGTGAATGATACCTGACTCCTATCATTCCTTCAATGCTGCAGCTTTATCACCGTCCGTCCACGATGAACATGAACTCGCCCAGCTCGACGAGCAGGGCCACCGGC
Above is a genomic segment from Streptomyces sp. NBC_01454 containing:
- a CDS encoding HAMP domain-containing protein translates to MPMLGGVRPPIAALLCALLAVSALTALGLGTVHEQDVPQALSDAERQIAQDAAGSVGTSINASARAVRRSAASATPAGSSKPAAVLRSLLPTGHPAAGGVLLDPRTGKPLAASGEKVPLTGVDAKDLARPDTGNIAPRVVASGSGAPRLLLFARVTVPVAGRKQDENQDQAGDLRGDQDAEERGLLLVVSEKVAAPAVYGAGRTGQLVDRNGKVCASAPTTGAALTAATGHRALPAAAANAANTANTGVHTGDVSGSVLGDGHNGLRRVTGWASVAAADGKDDVSGLGLTVLTAREVPPAKAGGDHMWFALVAAGVLVVIAVLVTLVLWGTMQRPLLRLHLSAARLANGVGDMPGGREELARPVPVDGFDEPGRIGRALESIRRQLLGETGPEPVPPVRRRPGVRALVLVCALVIAAWGVPLLFLFNRVPAAKAVPAAAVADQRARTEAAADRVQRTLARSRTDLAAAASALSGAPPERASEVLRRERADHPTFRSLYVLDRTGAVVRQVGQQPLRTLVPPTGEGITQVNTSGKIPAIAAYARIPAARNAKGAKKAEDTAPAVVVAEIGVDELNDLVTRPGLGKVWLTDEHHRVLAASVGFEAFEPLPSRRLTRLVAKTDAAPGSAGNPASAVLHAGTAPGEGLSVAAAVPLAPKGPAAGLGWRVVSAEPAAALKLAAYQVQARTVLAGLLALSAGGACLGWLYIVVVRPLRILTGCAERLAGGDRRTVLFPVHHDECGSVTRSLELLRQALVERDRGAGADLAAVPAPSSAP
- the pgsB gene encoding poly-gamma-glutamate synthase PgsB; the encoded protein is MLFLYVVLLLSCAALLIAGVLEQRRHYAALAQIPTRVLVNGIRGKSSITRLCAGALRGGGLVTVAKTTGTAARFIHPDATEEPVYRKFGIANVVEQIGIVRRAAAYRPCALVIECMAVMPALQEVNQDKLIRSTIGVLCNVREDHLAEMGPTLDDVARSLSRSMPFDGICVTAEQERLHILQEEADKRRCRLIAVDPESVTDEELREFSWFTFKENVAIALAVAELLGVDRATALRGMWDAPPDPGVLSVERYRTPDGKRLRFANVFAANDPESTLMNVRQLEELGAIRRPLNVVINCRPDRVERNGQMGAIVPDLAPETVFLIGHPTKSALDGIPPGSPGRVVDLGGDRRDAQELTHALLAELAPDSSLVAVGNIHGQGELLLDHLGKLAPDHADEPLPVAHPPETEPYSWVGSLNGPTSGAPVPSPSSAHTDAPADSRYETARKPL
- a CDS encoding poly-gamma-glutamate biosynthesis protein PgsC/CapC, with the protein product MIPVIVTPQTAALGIALGLLFSLICYLTTNLSPGGMITPGWLALTLVTDVVRAAMMIGVTALTLAATKLLQRHVILYGKRLFAAVVLSAVLLQTTVMLALQHEFPLLYTAQTLGFIVPGLIAYQLVRQPLAATVVSTTAVTLGTYVVLVAGLLLGALPVG
- a CDS encoding NlpC/P60 family protein — encoded protein: MGTHPTPSGRPSRRQVLACAAGLASAGAITGYAWHHFRSGVPGSDVPVPAGGYRFERRAAPARTVVRAADDRVLATFTDGARTALLTGPTRTWSEPRTTGAVVRSDAWVRLMGDAWSQGKERTHWFREWFPKALADRSPDVFAVAFQYGDGAPDLRTASGRRYAGNARFGPRVPGQSETSFHYRDEKSDFYDYLGVPWTFPDGVRKYPEKERYGAVDCSGFMRLVWGYRMGYPMHATNSPGIGLPRRAYAIATRAPGVLLIPNTGRPPADFSQLLPGDLVFFAIDIGRPHGIDHCGIYLGPDTDGRPRFYSSRSRANGPTMGDLAGRATLDGPGFYAQGFRMARRL
- a CDS encoding ArnT family glycosyltransferase — encoded protein: MATAPLTRDPADSRPRTDGITRTLRATLRQRISISRESCALLLILAAATVLYTWAIERAGVHPYYSAAVRSMAADWHAFVFGGLDPSGSLTLDKIPGALWPQALSVRLLGPYNWAAVLPQVLEGLLAVWALHRIVRAWAGPLAGLLAALALTLTPVTVALNRHNIPDTLLVLLLVLAAGSLQKAVRTGKLLPLLVCGTWVGLAFQAKMVQAWLVLPVFAAVYQLAAPGSWWDRARRLLLAGITALVVSCSWLLLVWVTPAASRPYLDGTTNNNPFTLVFGYNGLSRFGHDPHALGAVAGTAASRTTGNTGWTMVVNQSVGPQIAWLLPLAVLALALGVWWRAGRPRTDGPRTGFLLWGGWLVMHLVVFSNSNGNHGYYMAVLAPALAALTGGGIALFRSEYHTGGRRRAALPVAVGLTALWAAVIDGPHSEFAPWLLPVVLMLGLCGTVGLWTSGPHTTRPAVHSALAASLAAVLLAPAVWAASCLNPRYPGSPIEPLAGPVGPGFHGTHHHRAKVLRNPLNTPSTRDTALLKYLSAHRSGEKYLLATQAAYGAEPLLRATPQPMLVMGGFTGLTPYPTARRLSDLVSTHQLRYTLLTTRRPSTPASAWVKRSCTAISPRAYGQTSDGSFTLYDCAGGT
- a CDS encoding Fic family protein, with the translated sequence MLYQTPHLTTDDRRVLEEINSLQEQLHHAAQQVPTKWTQDLRKALTASAIAASNTIEGYQVDAKDVADLMDGERDAVDASEENKAETLAYQQAMTYIQSLHNVGDFSYSKELFNSLHWMLQGHHHPLRLAGQWRRTAIRITAPGDELATDYEGPDVDLLPGLMGELVDWLNDGDLDAHVLVRAAMAHLNLVKIHPWSDGNGRMSRSLQRLVIARGGVLAPEFSSVEEWLGMPGNTWEYYKVLREVGGPVYSPQRDTGPWIRFNLLAYHQQTQRVQRRVDRSNDCWMQLMEAADTFGVTERQITALHEVAMVGRVRRSRYEKAEGINTQQATRDLQALTKAGLLTAVGQTKGRHYVAGPRFPENVLATAQRPHTITNPYA